Proteins co-encoded in one Bacillus infantis NRRL B-14911 genomic window:
- a CDS encoding adenine phosphoribosyltransferase, translating into MDLKQYITIVEDWPKPGIRFKDITTLMDNGDAYKYATDQIVEYAKEKQIDLVVGPEARGFIIGCPVAYSLGVGFAPVRKEGKLPRETVKVNYGLEYGKDVLTIHKDAIKPGQRVLITDDLLATGGTIDATIKLVEELGGVVAGIAFLIELTYLDGRSKLDGYDILTLMNY; encoded by the coding sequence ATGGATTTGAAACAATATATAACAATAGTGGAAGACTGGCCGAAGCCCGGGATTAGATTCAAAGATATCACAACGCTTATGGATAATGGCGATGCTTATAAATATGCGACTGACCAGATCGTTGAATATGCGAAAGAAAAGCAAATTGACCTTGTAGTCGGGCCTGAAGCACGCGGCTTTATCATCGGCTGCCCTGTTGCTTATTCACTTGGCGTAGGCTTTGCACCTGTCAGGAAAGAAGGGAAGCTTCCGCGCGAGACGGTCAAAGTCAATTATGGCCTGGAATATGGAAAAGATGTACTGACGATCCATAAAGATGCCATCAAACCAGGACAGCGCGTCCTGATCACAGATGACCTGCTGGCAACAGGAGGCACTATTGACGCAACAATCAAGCTTGTCGAAGAGCTTGGAGGCGTTGTCGCCGGGATTGCTTTCCTGATCGAATTAACCTACCTTGACGGCCGTAGCAAGCTTGACGGATATGACATCCTTACATTAATGAACTACTGA